A region of Burkholderiales bacterium JOSHI_001 DNA encodes the following proteins:
- a CDS encoding MoxR-like ATPase (PFAM: AAA domain (dynein-related subfamily)): MPKPSTPTPSDLSWQLFTGQRIPHDRIGELPRPPRWRPRRAEVLPGEERAWPQASDPSSGLRGAALERARTFHATPAIVEVVNAALYLRRPLLVTGRPGSGKSSLVDAIAYELRLGPALRWPVTSHSTLRDALYQYDAIGRLQDDPRDNPLPRSPEQKAESVGRFLTLGPLGTALLPTERPRALLIDEIDKSDIDLPNDLLNVFEEGEYEVPELRRLGEALPVRVMTSDPEQPHVTVHGGRVRCCEFPLIVMTSNGEREFPAPFLRRCLRLQMPNPTGDRPEDDNEKGWRLREIVKLHFPAQDLTAAEAVIQNFIDLALDQKHDLATDQLLNAVYFVLEPHAKPAEERSRVLAHLLQSLSGPRT, from the coding sequence ATGCCCAAGCCATCCACTCCGACGCCGAGCGACCTGTCCTGGCAACTGTTCACAGGCCAGCGCATCCCGCACGATCGCATCGGCGAATTGCCACGCCCACCGCGCTGGCGGCCGCGCCGGGCCGAGGTACTGCCCGGCGAAGAACGCGCCTGGCCCCAGGCCAGCGACCCCAGCAGCGGCCTGCGCGGCGCGGCGCTGGAGCGTGCGCGCACCTTCCACGCCACGCCGGCCATCGTGGAGGTGGTCAACGCCGCGCTGTACCTGCGCCGGCCGCTGCTGGTGACCGGCAGGCCGGGCAGCGGCAAGTCCTCGCTCGTCGACGCCATCGCCTACGAGCTGCGCCTGGGCCCGGCGCTGCGCTGGCCGGTCACGTCCCACAGCACGCTGCGCGACGCGCTGTACCAGTACGACGCCATCGGCCGCCTGCAGGACGACCCGCGCGACAACCCGCTGCCGCGCAGCCCGGAGCAGAAGGCCGAATCCGTGGGCCGCTTCCTGACGCTGGGCCCGCTGGGCACCGCCCTGCTGCCCACCGAACGGCCGCGCGCGCTGCTGATCGACGAGATCGACAAGAGCGACATCGACCTGCCCAACGACCTGCTCAACGTCTTCGAAGAAGGCGAATACGAGGTGCCCGAACTGCGCCGCCTGGGCGAAGCGCTGCCGGTTCGGGTGATGACCAGCGACCCCGAGCAGCCCCATGTCACGGTGCATGGCGGGCGGGTGCGCTGCTGCGAATTCCCGCTCATCGTCATGACCAGCAATGGCGAGCGCGAATTTCCTGCCCCCTTCCTGCGCCGCTGCCTGCGCCTGCAGATGCCCAACCCCACCGGCGACCGGCCCGAGGACGACAACGAAAAGGGCTGGCGGCTGCGCGAGATCGTGAAGCTGCACTTCCCGGCCCAGGACCTCACGGCCGCGGAAGCGGTGATCCAGAACTTCATCGACCTGGCGCTCGACCAGAAGCACGACCTGGCCACCGACCAGCTGCTGAACGCGGTGTACTTCGTGCTGGAACCGCACGCCAAGCCGGCCGAAGAACGCAGCCGCGTGCTGGCCCACCTGCTGCAGTCGCTGAGCGGCCCGCGGACATGA
- a CDS encoding putative phosphoesterase (PFAM: Calcineurin-like phosphoesterase), with protein sequence MRIALVSDIHGNLAALEAVVADIRRRGADHTVCLGDNVSGPLLPLETARYLMASGWTVLAGNHERQVLSFDAKGGGASDAYARLQLGPAELAWMASLPPTARPFDGVLLCHGTPRSDCEHFLESPRDGLLSLARHEDIQERLGGQQAALVACGHSHVPRSVRWPTGPLIVNPGSVGLQAYTDDHPVPYVMERGTPDAHYAIVERTAAGWSATHHAVAYDFASMAALARARHRADWESALLRGRVA encoded by the coding sequence ATGCGCATCGCCCTGGTGTCCGACATCCACGGCAACCTGGCCGCGCTGGAAGCGGTGGTGGCCGACATCCGCCGGCGCGGCGCCGACCACACCGTCTGCCTGGGCGACAACGTGTCGGGCCCCCTGCTGCCCCTGGAAACCGCCCGGTACCTGATGGCGTCGGGCTGGACGGTGCTGGCCGGCAACCACGAACGGCAGGTGCTGTCCTTCGACGCAAAGGGCGGCGGTGCGTCCGACGCTTATGCACGTTTGCAGCTCGGCCCGGCCGAGCTGGCCTGGATGGCGTCGCTGCCGCCCACCGCCCGCCCCTTCGACGGGGTGCTGCTGTGCCACGGCACGCCGCGCAGCGACTGCGAACACTTCCTGGAATCGCCGCGCGACGGCCTGCTGTCGCTGGCCCGGCACGAGGACATCCAGGAACGCCTGGGCGGGCAGCAGGCCGCGCTGGTCGCCTGCGGGCACAGCCATGTGCCGCGCTCGGTGCGCTGGCCCACGGGCCCGCTCATCGTCAACCCGGGCAGCGTGGGCCTGCAGGCCTACACCGACGACCACCCGGTGCCCTATGTGATGGAACGCGGCACGCCGGACGCCCACTACGCCATCGTCGAACGCACGGCCGCGGGCTGGTCGGCCACCCACCACGCCGTGGCCTATGACTTTGCGTCCATGGCCGCGCTGGCCCGGGCACGCCACCGCGCCGACTGGGAAAGCGCCCTGCTGCGCGGCCGCGTGGCCTAG
- a CDS encoding putative membrane protein (PFAM: Bacterial membrane flanked domain): MPGYVEAALIPGEQLLHTARISLWSVWHLLFFGLLLLPAFGAGLILWGIAYVRLKTTEVAVTTRRLIVKKGLVRRSTTEVNINKVESLHVDQSVMGRLLNYGTLVISGTGASQTLLDGIAEPLAFRKAFVQAQDAAQRAAGG; the protein is encoded by the coding sequence ATGCCCGGCTACGTCGAAGCCGCCCTCATCCCCGGTGAACAGCTGCTGCACACCGCGCGCATCAGCCTGTGGTCGGTGTGGCACCTGCTGTTCTTCGGCCTGCTGCTGTTGCCGGCCTTCGGCGCGGGGCTCATCCTCTGGGGCATCGCCTATGTGCGGCTGAAAACCACCGAGGTGGCCGTCACCACGCGGCGGCTCATCGTGAAGAAGGGGCTGGTGCGGCGGTCCACCACCGAAGTGAACATCAACAAGGTGGAAAGCCTGCACGTGGATCAGTCGGTGATGGGGCGTTTGCTGAACTACGGCACCCTGGTGATCTCGGGCACCGGCGCGTCGCAGACCCTGCTGGACGGCATTGCCGAACCCCTGGCCTTCCGCAAGGCCTTCGTGCAGGCGCAGGACGCGGCCCAGCGCGCTGCGGGTGGATGA
- a CDS encoding glycine/serine hydroxymethyltransferase (PFAM: Serine hydroxymethyltransferase): MNGHLHPGYFSAPVEQTDPLIAEAIAAEARRQEEVIELIASENIVSRAVLQVQGSLLTNKTVEGYPGKRWHAGAAQVDKVERAAIERACALFGCNFANVQPHSGSQANHAVLHALLQPGDTLLSMDLNAGGHLSHGAAVNFSGRWFKVKHYGVRKDTGLIDPDEVMALAREHKPKLVIAGGSAYPRALDFPMFRRAADAAGAKLLVDMAHFAGLVAGGAHASPFPHADVVTTTTYKSLRGPRGAIVLWNDPALSKPLNTAVFPGLQGTPYLHIVAAKAVALGEALKPEFKAHAAAVLANARALAAALQEQGFDLLCNGTDTPLMLLDLRRQGLTGDVAAAALERCGLIANLNPLPTDDPERRQVHGVRFGVSGATTRGLGVAKMGVIAGWTRRVLGARGDVGVEAAVGAEVRALARGFPLYRY; this comes from the coding sequence ATGAACGGCCACCTGCACCCCGGCTACTTCTCCGCCCCGGTTGAACAGACCGACCCATTGATCGCCGAGGCCATCGCCGCCGAAGCGCGGCGGCAGGAAGAGGTGATCGAACTCATCGCCAGCGAAAACATCGTCAGCCGCGCGGTGCTGCAGGTGCAGGGCTCGCTGCTCACCAACAAGACGGTGGAAGGCTACCCCGGCAAGCGCTGGCATGCCGGCGCGGCCCAGGTGGACAAGGTGGAGCGCGCGGCCATCGAACGCGCCTGCGCCCTGTTCGGCTGCAACTTCGCCAACGTGCAGCCTCATTCCGGCAGCCAGGCCAACCACGCCGTGCTGCACGCGCTGCTGCAGCCGGGCGACACCCTGCTGTCCATGGACCTGAACGCCGGCGGGCACCTGAGCCACGGCGCGGCGGTGAACTTCAGCGGCCGCTGGTTCAAGGTGAAGCACTACGGCGTGCGCAAGGACACCGGCCTCATCGACCCCGACGAGGTGATGGCGCTGGCGCGCGAGCACAAGCCCAAGCTCGTCATCGCCGGCGGCTCGGCCTACCCGCGCGCACTGGACTTCCCCATGTTCCGCCGCGCGGCGGACGCGGCCGGCGCCAAGCTGCTGGTGGACATGGCCCACTTCGCCGGCCTGGTGGCCGGTGGTGCGCACGCCAGCCCCTTCCCGCACGCCGACGTGGTGACCACCACCACCTACAAAAGCCTGCGCGGCCCGCGCGGCGCCATCGTGCTGTGGAACGACCCGGCCTTGAGCAAGCCCCTCAACACGGCGGTGTTCCCCGGCCTGCAGGGCACGCCCTACCTGCACATCGTGGCGGCGAAAGCGGTGGCCCTGGGCGAAGCGCTGAAGCCCGAGTTCAAGGCCCATGCCGCGGCCGTGCTGGCCAACGCCCGCGCGCTGGCCGCGGCGCTGCAGGAACAAGGTTTTGATCTGCTGTGCAATGGCACCGACACCCCGCTGATGCTGCTGGACCTGCGCCGCCAGGGCCTGACCGGCGACGTGGCCGCCGCCGCGCTGGAGCGCTGCGGCTTGATTGCCAACCTGAACCCGCTGCCCACCGACGACCCGGAGCGGAGGCAGGTCCATGGGGTGCGGTTTGGGGTTTCCGGCGCCACGACGCGGGGGTTGGGGGTGGCGAAGATGGGGGTGATTGCGGGGTGGACGAGGCGGGTGTTGGGGGCGCGGGGGGATGTGGGGGTGGAGGCGGCTGTGGGGGCTGAGGTACGGGCGTTGGCGCGGGGGTTTCCGTTGTATCGGTATTGA
- a CDS encoding PEP-CTERM putative exosortase interaction domain-containing protein (TIGRFAM: PEP-CTERM putative exosortase interaction domain) has translation MAGYAGAWGCLVFGAALLAVGPAQAQLAPPMSVISVGCGPVGTGWTTTGPLGVGLQDSCDLADSGVGPQGPYSHQAAASVNTGLGGGGAVDANASVTSQGDPLHMWTAGAGGSVQYVVSLAGTGQAPPTTVARVPVRFSAAGMASVSDSDHGHFQITAQVADVNFPFGSFVRNWEGGGSHSDSFSGSTTLQVSTQPGNGFSVLVSATCDVSVWSDRTAECTAAADPLFSFDQAAFDAAMGANSFALDRYYQLQASPGVTLVPEPASAWLALAGGLLLALRRRRATA, from the coding sequence ATGGCTGGGTATGCAGGGGCTTGGGGGTGTCTGGTGTTCGGGGCCGCCCTGCTGGCGGTGGGGCCGGCGCAGGCGCAGCTGGCGCCGCCCATGTCCGTCATCAGCGTGGGCTGCGGCCCGGTGGGCACCGGCTGGACCACCACCGGGCCCCTGGGCGTGGGCCTGCAGGACAGCTGCGACCTGGCCGATTCCGGCGTGGGGCCCCAGGGGCCCTACAGCCACCAGGCGGCGGCGTCGGTGAACACCGGCCTGGGCGGCGGCGGTGCGGTGGACGCGAACGCCTCGGTCACCAGCCAGGGCGACCCGCTGCACATGTGGACGGCCGGCGCGGGCGGCAGCGTGCAGTACGTGGTCAGCCTGGCCGGCACGGGGCAGGCCCCGCCCACCACGGTGGCGCGCGTGCCGGTGCGCTTCAGCGCCGCGGGCATGGCCAGCGTTTCCGATTCTGACCATGGCCACTTCCAGATCACCGCCCAGGTGGCCGACGTGAACTTCCCGTTCGGCTCCTTCGTGCGCAACTGGGAAGGTGGGGGCAGCCATTCGGACAGCTTCAGCGGCAGCACCACGCTGCAGGTGTCCACCCAGCCGGGCAATGGGTTCTCCGTGCTGGTGTCGGCCACCTGCGACGTGAGCGTCTGGTCCGACCGCACGGCCGAATGCACGGCGGCGGCCGACCCGCTGTTCAGTTTCGACCAGGCGGCCTTCGACGCCGCGATGGGCGCGAACAGCTTCGCGCTGGACCGCTACTACCAGCTGCAGGCCAGCCCGGGCGTGACCCTGGTGCCCGAACCGGCCAGCGCCTGGCTGGCCCTGGCGGGCGGGCTGCTGCTGGCGCTGCGGCGCCGGCGCGCCACGGCCTGA
- a CDS encoding putative acyltransferase (PFAM: FR47-like protein), giving the protein MHPLDQPVWPSLNSHHAPLSEGGALARRFLPDVNLFGASVDDSAPALDALAALLPARQPLLLLQARPVVLPPGLVAVKQALCVQMVATGPVAVPDESHIQVLTDADAPEMLALARLTEPGPFLERTHTMGRFLGVRIDGRLAAMAGERLRWSGFTEVSGVCTHPDFRGRGLAGRLSAAVAANIQARGDQPFLHAWATNAPAISLYRALGFQIRGEMNAAVLERSPA; this is encoded by the coding sequence ATGCACCCCCTTGACCAGCCCGTCTGGCCCAGCCTGAACAGCCACCACGCGCCCCTGAGCGAAGGCGGCGCGCTGGCGCGGCGTTTCCTGCCCGACGTGAACCTGTTCGGCGCGTCCGTTGACGACAGCGCCCCCGCGCTGGACGCACTGGCGGCCCTGCTGCCGGCCAGGCAGCCCTTGCTTCTGCTGCAGGCCCGGCCCGTCGTTCTGCCACCCGGGCTGGTGGCGGTGAAGCAGGCCCTGTGCGTGCAGATGGTGGCCACAGGCCCGGTCGCCGTGCCGGATGAAAGCCACATCCAGGTGCTGACCGACGCCGACGCCCCGGAGATGCTGGCCCTGGCGCGGCTGACCGAACCCGGCCCCTTCCTGGAACGCACGCACACGATGGGCCGCTTCCTGGGCGTGCGCATCGATGGGCGCCTGGCCGCGATGGCGGGTGAGCGGCTGCGCTGGAGCGGCTTCACCGAGGTGAGCGGCGTGTGCACCCACCCCGATTTCCGCGGCCGTGGCCTGGCGGGGCGCTTGTCAGCCGCCGTGGCGGCGAACATCCAGGCCCGCGGCGACCAGCCCTTCCTGCACGCCTGGGCCACCAACGCGCCGGCCATTTCGCTGTACCGCGCGCTGGGCTTTCAGATTCGCGGAGAGATGAACGCGGCGGTGCTGGAGCGTTCACCCGCCTGA
- a CDS encoding 2-hydroxy-3-oxopropionate reductase (PFAM: NAD binding domain of 6-phosphogluconate dehydrogenase~TIGRFAM: 2-hydroxy-3-oxopropionate reductase) produces the protein MNIGFIGLGIMGTPMALHLANAGHTLYVTTRRQVPAALTDAKAVACQDAAEVAKHAEVVFLMVPDTPDVEAVLFGPQGVASALPGSGARKVVVDMSSISPMATKAFAKKINEAGADYIDAPVSGGEVGAKAASLTIMCGGDEAVFQRIHPLLALMGKNITLVGGNGDGQTTKVANQIIVALNIAAVGEALLFASKAGADPAKVRQALMGGFAASRILEVHGERMIKRTFNPGFRIKLHQKDLNLALQGARELGVALPQTAGAAQLMQALAANGGAELDHSALVKALELMAGHEVAKG, from the coding sequence ATGAACATCGGATTCATCGGCCTGGGCATCATGGGCACGCCCATGGCGCTGCACCTGGCCAACGCCGGCCACACGCTGTACGTCACCACCCGCCGCCAGGTGCCCGCGGCGCTGACCGACGCCAAGGCCGTGGCCTGCCAGGACGCGGCCGAAGTGGCGAAGCACGCCGAGGTGGTGTTCCTGATGGTGCCCGACACACCGGACGTGGAAGCGGTGCTCTTCGGCCCCCAGGGCGTGGCCAGCGCATTGCCGGGCAGCGGTGCGCGCAAGGTGGTGGTGGACATGAGTTCCATCTCGCCCATGGCCACCAAGGCCTTCGCGAAGAAGATCAACGAAGCCGGTGCCGACTACATCGACGCACCCGTCTCCGGTGGCGAGGTGGGCGCCAAGGCGGCCAGCCTCACCATCATGTGCGGTGGCGACGAAGCGGTGTTCCAGCGCATCCACCCGCTGCTGGCGCTGATGGGCAAGAACATCACCCTGGTGGGTGGCAACGGCGACGGCCAGACCACCAAGGTGGCCAACCAGATCATCGTGGCGCTGAACATCGCCGCGGTGGGCGAAGCCCTGCTGTTCGCCAGCAAGGCCGGCGCCGACCCGGCCAAGGTGCGCCAGGCGCTGATGGGTGGCTTCGCGGCCAGCCGCATCCTGGAAGTGCATGGCGAACGCATGATCAAGCGCACCTTCAATCCGGGCTTCCGCATCAAGCTGCACCAGAAGGACCTGAACCTGGCGCTGCAGGGCGCGCGCGAACTGGGCGTGGCCCTGCCGCAGACCGCCGGTGCGGCGCAGTTGATGCAGGCGCTGGCTGCGAACGGTGGGGCCGAACTGGACCACTCCGCGCTGGTGAAGGCGCTGGAGTTGATGGCGGGGCATGAGGTGGCGAAGGGCTGA
- a CDS encoding hypothetical protein (PFAM: Tripartite tricarboxylate transporter family receptor): MNRRITVAALLALAASNALAQAWPSKPIRIVVPYPPGGSSDIIARAISQPLGDALKQAVIVENKPGANGNTGTDAVAKSNDGHTLLLCDVGALAITASVYKQLPFDPGKDLRGVTMLAYSPHLLVVHPSVAANNLQELVALSKKDKLNFAVTAIGSAPHLAGVAVERATGAQWTYIPYKGGSQAIGDTVAGQTQVLMNGMLATLPQVQAGKLKVLGVSKATRVPLLANVPTIAEQGVKGFESGTWQGLLVPAATPPAVLNRLAAELTRIIRSPEVRERLVAQGAEVRTMTPTEFTGFFDQERARWATVVNQAGVKID; this comes from the coding sequence ATGAACCGCCGCATCACAGTCGCTGCCCTGCTGGCCCTGGCTGCATCCAACGCGCTGGCCCAGGCCTGGCCCAGCAAGCCCATCCGCATCGTGGTGCCCTACCCGCCCGGCGGCTCGTCGGACATCATTGCGCGCGCCATCAGCCAGCCCCTGGGTGACGCGCTGAAGCAGGCCGTCATCGTCGAGAACAAGCCCGGCGCCAACGGCAACACCGGCACCGACGCGGTGGCCAAGAGCAACGACGGCCACACCCTGCTGCTGTGCGACGTGGGCGCGCTGGCCATCACCGCATCCGTCTACAAGCAGCTGCCCTTCGACCCGGGCAAGGACCTGCGCGGCGTCACCATGCTGGCCTATTCGCCCCACCTGCTGGTGGTGCACCCGTCGGTGGCCGCCAACAACCTGCAGGAGCTGGTGGCGCTGTCGAAGAAGGACAAGCTGAACTTCGCGGTCACGGCCATCGGCAGCGCGCCGCACCTGGCCGGCGTGGCGGTGGAACGCGCCACCGGCGCGCAGTGGACCTACATCCCCTACAAGGGCGGCTCGCAGGCCATTGGCGACACCGTGGCCGGGCAGACCCAGGTGCTGATGAACGGCATGCTGGCCACGCTGCCCCAGGTGCAGGCCGGCAAGCTGAAGGTGCTGGGCGTGAGCAAGGCCACGCGCGTGCCCTTGCTGGCGAATGTGCCCACCATCGCCGAGCAGGGCGTGAAGGGCTTCGAGTCCGGCACCTGGCAGGGCCTGCTGGTGCCCGCGGCCACGCCGCCCGCGGTGCTGAACCGCCTGGCCGCCGAGCTCACCCGCATCATCCGCAGCCCCGAGGTGCGCGAGCGCCTGGTGGCCCAGGGCGCCGAAGTGCGCACCATGACACCGACCGAATTCACCGGCTTCTTCGACCAGGAACGCGCGCGCTGGGCCACGGTGGTGAACCAGGCCGGCGTGAAGATCGATTGA
- a CDS encoding glucarate dehydratase (PFAM: Mandelate racemase / muconate lactonizing enzyme, C-terminal domain; Mandelate racemase / muconate lactonizing enzyme, N-terminal domain~TIGRFAM: glucarate dehydratase), whose protein sequence is MSTPVITKLQAIPVAGRDGMLLNLSGAHGPFFTRNLLILTDSAGNTGVGEVPGGEKIRQTLEDAAPLVVGQALGSHQQVLQAVQKAFADRDAGGRGQQTFDLRTTIHAVAAIECALLDLLGQHLGVPVAALLGEGQQRDAVEMLGYLFFLGDRTKTDLPYASEPDAPDAWSRLRHEQALTPEAIVRLAEAARERYGFNDFKLKGGVQRGEDEVQALVALHERFPEARVTLDPNGGWLLKDAVRLMRDMRGVVAYAEDPCGAEDGFSGREVMAEFRRATGLPTATNMVATDWRQLVHALSLQSVDIPLADPHFWTMAGSVRVAQTCRDWGLTWGSHSNNHFDVSLAMFTHVGAAAPGKVTAIDTHWIWQDGQRLTKEPLQIVGGHVQVPKQPGLGIQLDMVEVDKAHQLYRQHGLGARDDAMAMQYLIPGWTFHPKRPALVR, encoded by the coding sequence ATGAGCACCCCCGTCATCACGAAACTGCAGGCCATTCCGGTGGCCGGCCGCGACGGCATGCTGCTGAACCTGAGCGGCGCACACGGCCCCTTCTTCACCCGCAACCTGCTCATCCTGACCGACAGCGCGGGGAACACCGGCGTGGGCGAAGTGCCCGGCGGCGAGAAGATCCGCCAGACCCTGGAAGACGCCGCGCCGCTGGTCGTGGGCCAGGCCCTGGGCTCGCACCAGCAGGTGCTGCAGGCGGTGCAGAAGGCCTTTGCCGACCGCGACGCAGGCGGCCGTGGCCAGCAGACCTTCGACCTGCGCACCACCATCCACGCCGTGGCGGCGATCGAATGTGCCCTGCTCGATTTGCTGGGCCAGCACCTGGGCGTGCCGGTGGCGGCCCTGCTGGGCGAAGGCCAGCAACGCGACGCGGTGGAGATGCTGGGCTACCTGTTCTTCCTGGGCGACCGCACGAAGACCGACCTGCCCTACGCCAGCGAACCCGACGCACCCGACGCCTGGAGCCGCCTTCGCCATGAGCAAGCGCTGACGCCCGAAGCCATCGTGCGCCTGGCCGAAGCCGCGCGCGAACGCTACGGCTTCAACGACTTCAAGCTCAAGGGCGGCGTGCAACGCGGCGAAGACGAAGTGCAGGCCCTGGTGGCCCTGCACGAGCGCTTTCCGGAAGCGCGCGTCACGCTGGACCCCAACGGCGGCTGGCTGCTGAAGGACGCGGTGCGCCTGATGCGCGACATGCGCGGCGTGGTGGCCTATGCCGAAGACCCCTGCGGCGCCGAAGACGGCTTCTCGGGCCGCGAGGTGATGGCCGAATTCCGACGCGCCACCGGCCTGCCCACGGCCACCAACATGGTGGCCACCGACTGGCGCCAGCTGGTGCATGCGCTGTCGTTGCAAAGCGTAGACATTCCCCTGGCCGACCCGCATTTCTGGACGATGGCCGGCAGCGTGCGCGTGGCCCAGACCTGCCGCGACTGGGGCCTGACCTGGGGCAGCCACTCGAACAACCACTTCGACGTGTCGCTGGCCATGTTCACCCATGTGGGTGCCGCTGCGCCGGGTAAGGTCACTGCCATCGACACCCATTGGATCTGGCAGGATGGGCAGCGCCTGACGAAGGAGCCGCTGCAGATCGTGGGCGGCCATGTGCAGGTGCCCAAGCAGCCCGGCCTGGGCATCCAGCTGGACATGGTGGAGGTGGACAAGGCCCACCAGCTGTACCGCCAGCACGGCCTGGGCGCGCGCGACGACGCCATGGCCATGCAGTACCTGATACCCGGCTGGACCTTCCACCCCAAGCGGCCGGCCCTGGTGCGCTGA
- a CDS encoding hypothetical protein (PFAM: Tripartite tricarboxylate transporter family receptor) has translation MKKLLATLATLAVLSPVFTGTAQAQAWPAAKPVTLVVPFPPGGSTDLIARALAPKLQEKLGSTFIVDNKAGATGTVGAGQVKRAPADGYTLLVSSLGPYVIAPHLIKGVTYDALKDFDYISVAVQAPNVLVVPATSPHKGLADVLAHLKAQPDKMSFASAGNGSSDHLTAELFWLQTGTNGIHIPYKGGGPAMSDLLGGQVDASFVNINTAMPHLKSGKLRGLAITSAKRSPLLPDVPTLAEAGVKGVDVYSWQAVAAPKGLPADIKARLHEAIVAALNAPDTKPKLLELGFEIVANSPEQFTAFQATEFARWKQLIETRKITAD, from the coding sequence ATGAAGAAGTTGCTCGCCACGCTGGCCACCCTGGCCGTTCTGAGCCCGGTGTTCACCGGCACCGCCCAGGCCCAGGCCTGGCCCGCCGCCAAGCCGGTGACCCTGGTGGTGCCCTTCCCGCCGGGCGGGTCCACCGACCTGATCGCCCGCGCCCTGGCGCCGAAGCTGCAGGAAAAGCTGGGAAGCACCTTCATCGTGGACAACAAGGCCGGTGCCACCGGCACGGTGGGCGCGGGCCAGGTCAAGCGCGCGCCGGCCGACGGCTACACGCTGCTGGTGTCCTCACTCGGCCCCTACGTGATTGCGCCGCACCTCATCAAGGGCGTCACCTACGACGCGCTGAAGGACTTCGACTACATCAGCGTGGCCGTGCAGGCGCCCAATGTGCTGGTGGTGCCTGCCACCTCGCCGCACAAGGGCCTGGCCGACGTGCTGGCCCACCTGAAGGCCCAGCCCGACAAGATGAGCTTCGCCTCGGCCGGCAACGGCAGCAGCGACCACCTCACGGCCGAGCTCTTCTGGCTGCAGACCGGCACCAACGGCATCCACATTCCCTACAAGGGCGGCGGCCCTGCCATGTCCGACCTGCTGGGCGGGCAGGTGGACGCGTCCTTCGTGAACATCAACACCGCCATGCCCCACCTGAAAAGCGGCAAGCTGCGCGGCCTGGCCATCACCAGCGCCAAGCGCTCGCCGCTGTTGCCGGACGTGCCCACGCTGGCCGAAGCCGGCGTGAAGGGCGTGGATGTGTACTCCTGGCAGGCCGTGGCCGCGCCCAAGGGCCTGCCGGCCGACATCAAGGCCAGGTTGCACGAGGCCATCGTGGCCGCGCTGAATGCCCCCGACACCAAGCCCAAGCTGCTGGAACTGGGCTTCGAGATCGTGGCCAACAGCCCCGAACAATTCACCGCTTTCCAGGCCACTGAGTTCGCGCGCTGGAAGCAACTCATCGAGACCCGAAAAATCACGGCGGATTGA